TtagccttcactctacctttccaATCATCCACGAAAGTGATGTAATCGTGATACTTTGTCGGGGTTAGACTGGAGAACCAGGATAAATCTTCGTTCATGTGGCGCaaacaaccagagtcaatgagtacttctccaccagagaaaaGAGGTACTCATTCTCTGTCAAAAAGTTTTtaaacttgccctctaacccaactgAGTTTGTCCTAAAAGACTATGCAAACGGAACAGTTCGGTTGAACATCCTTTGAACacccaacactctccaatctagattctaactCCTTGAGGCCCTTATCTTTCAGTTCAATATcttttgcaagcaaaggacaaTTCTTGCAAACACCTAatagagtagacctagacttatcctcaaggagcttcttctcggtactctcaagccgactagcaacttgagcatgcacatttcGAAGCTCggtaagttcagccatgacaattaaacaactctcacactttTCAACATCAAGCCTAGACCTAAACAATACAAGTTCAATAGAcatagactcatacttaggtctaagatcattcaactcacgcacagctTTTTTAAGTAACCTATtctggctaacaagagcatcattcaagatattgatttggatggaaagctgatcgtaggaaggcaatacctcagaaggattaAGCTCGGGGTCGTTGGCGTTGTCAttcgccatgaagcaaaggccggtgaagtctttagccttcttcttgctcttcactttcGGTTCCTCCTCCATGTTTTCatcctcgcttgaagaggtgtcgatgtcgctaagAGCCACCACGAGcgccctagaagccgccttggccgccttcttggctaTCTTATCGTGGTTCTTTTTGAAGAAAGGCTTCTTGTACTTGTTGTAGCCGTGGTCGTTGTCCTCCTTCTTCTCGAGCTTGGGGCACTtcgccttgaagtgagtggtttcACCACATTTAAAATAAGCGCGGGAACCCCTACTCCTCCGGTCTCTTTTGTTATTGTAGAAGCAAGTAAATTTCTTCACAACGAgtgcaaggtcctcatcatccagtatGTCCATCTGCTCCTCTGCGATAaaaaccaaagaagacaaagcaaatctactctgtgaagtgttagcacaagaaaaactagcTCCAACCTGATTGCCACTACTAGATCCGGAAACCAACATCGTATTCTAAGATATGGGGTTTCCGAGACCGATTCGAGCCGCCTTAGCTATCTCGATAGACTTGAGATTactaaagagttcatcacaagttaacgtgtcataACTTGATAACTCTTCAATACTCGAGATCTTAACTTTCCATATGCTACGATTAAGAGCACAAAGAAGCTTGATCTCTCTTGTGGTCAgtatagggcaaaacaccagtggatctaaggttgctaacaattccatcaaaatgagcaaacatagcatccaaagactctctagAGTTCTGTACGAACATCTCGTATTTCTGGTTGTACGTGCTCTGACGTCTGGCCTTAGTCTGGTTAGTGCCCTCataaaagacactaagagtCGACCAGATCTCACGAGCAGTATAGAGGTGAtgaactctatcaaactcattacgactcaggCTAATGAATAAAATATTGTGAGCCTTGTTATTggcctcatattgttcaatatgAGCAGGAGAAGAATGAGCAATAGGAATAACATAGTTGGAGTCCATAATCTCTCATATTGCATTTCCTTGACTTAGGAGATAAGCCACCATGCATACCTTTCAGTACAAAAAATCTCGACCATCGAAGAACGGAATTTTCTCACTTCTCTCTATTGTCGTCTAAGGATCACAAAACCGATTAAGgccaacaagtgatcaaacccactctgatactaattgtaggaccgagataggtgattagagggggtgaatatacGCCTTAAAAATTTCTTGCTAGATAGATGGTCTACTTCTTGTTCACCCAACACATCTTAAGAAGAAATCATCAAAAAGAGACCCAACACACCTTAAGAAGaaatcaccaaaaagagcaACACATCAGAAATTCAGGCTCAACCTGAAAGTTCCGATTCAAAAACCAATTttgaaaatccaacaaaatatgGGTCTCATGATTGAAATCGAACCCTAGGTTTCACAGCAAACCAATATATGACTCAAccctaaaaaaaaattggatcttTAGGAGAAACACTAAAAACTCAAGTAGATGATCACCAGGTGAAGAAAACCTCCAAGTTAATGGATTAGAGTTAAAGGAATTCAATACCTAATTGTGTACTACTGTActtgaattttatgcctctagcaactagaagaTTAATTCCGATAATGTGGAAAAAATTAGCTCAAGCATGCAAACGAAAATCGCAACCGAGATCGGaagcttgcaaaaaaaaaaacaagggaaccaatagagaaaaactaggaggagggaattcaagcatatgcaaaaatataaacttcattactcaaagagatcagacctattttaaacaaattacaaagatttttgtcTTAAAACTCACACTTATTACATATGCAAAACACTCATTCTTCCTCtactctaaaatcctagcactaggctcttaaATAGGTAGCACAAGAGACTTAAGTAGCTAGTTTAAACTCTCTTATAgccatacctctctatttataggcctagaaaatttgacctaTAAATTTTCTAGTTTGTTACTAAAGTATcactctcttgtagtatacttctacctaccaccgagggtattttgatccatttcttactctgtccatcgaacggccgcggcaccttcacaacttagcttcgcctcaactaagcttcgtgatggtgccacatactccaaTCCTCTCATGGTTTTGAGATCCAACCGTGAAACCTtatgcacgcttctcaaagcgtgactcgttacttgcttacaccttaaacaaGCATTCTGATgtcaacacgtgtactccgtctttcaatcatgatcaccggcaagtctctcccgcttccgatccctcgaagcaccttgtcacttgcaccgatatcccTTTAGCTTGACTTTATTAACACGTTGTCTTTATCATGCGTTTTATATTTTGCTTGACATCCACGTGTATAATTAGGATCACCATTTACTCCGCCTAGCCTATTTGAttgtccgacaccaagcacccacttagccccgatctttcatcgtcgatcgtcaagttgtatctgtcacctgcacagcatgagataaataaatatatttctctAATTCTAATTCcgattagtccataatcaaaatacttaAATCAAACTCAAATAATCTAAACCTCAAAAAATTAAATCGATAACCTTACCGATCACTAATTATatataaattaagatatattttaacttgtttaTGGAAACAGACGTTGTAGAAGGCATGCAGCGTTGCATTTGTATCGCACTCCAGCGAGCACGGGTCTTGGAGAGGACGCTATGCTCTGGACCCTAGAGCTAGGCAAACCTCTCGGTTTTGTGGCCAAGATGGAGCTGGAAACAGTGTACTGATCTGTCGAGTTGAGTCGTGAGAGATCGATTGGATGGACACCCAAGCGACGCGACTGCGCGCTCACAGGACACCGACCGGGAGAGCCACGTACCGGTGGTACGTACTGCGCGCACCCTCACAAGCTGAGCGCCGTTGCGTGATCAACCGGCAGTTTGGCGTCGGTGTGTCATTCATGCTCGCTTTCTAAATGAAGATGCGACGCCGGTTTCTTGGAAGCAAAACAATGCAACTCGGTGCGTACTTCCAGTAGTCCAGTACtgtacttttttctttttttgaacgAAAAAGTACTATTTTTTCTCGGAACAGGGCAgcccaaaattttatttttttatcgtTCTGTTGACGTCACAAGTGTACCCGAGATGATGCATCACACTCCCACAAACTTGAACGAAGGGAACCCGGATACGCCCCTGCTGCCAAGGATGTTGGGGAGCTTTACCAGTACAAGTACACGAGTGCCTTTTATACTTTCCAGTACTTACACACACAACCTTAATACCCTATCTTTCCCAGTTCCCACttcgatccatccatccatccaaaaTTTCCCTTTTCATGCCTCCAAACAAAAAGCAGCAGTCACGCAGAGTTCCTCCAACCCATCCAAGAACAGTCTCTTCACGTCCATGACAAGAAAAGAGAAGGCTAAAACGAAACAGGAACGAGCACATCGATAGATCGGCATCTCTAGCTTTGCTCCAATCTCGGAGGACGAACGTCTCATCGCAATCTCAGTGGCGCCCTGCACCATCCGGTGTCGATGACCAATTGACCATAAAGCAGTGGCTCACGCTAGCGCACCTCACTCACTCCACAGTAGGCTTCCTGTGCATCAAATCATCAAAAGGGTGAAGACATACAGCGATCGATGTTTGTAGGCTGGTCATGGGCGATGGAtggtggcatgcatgcatgcatgcagtgaaCAATGGAGTAGTTGCCGCGCAAGTTGGGGGAGGGAATAGGGATTGCTCTGTTGCAGGCTGGCAGCGATCGATGAAAAGGCGAGAAAGTCTGGCGGCTGGTCCTggatatgtatcattgtattctgctgctgctgttcgTCCTTAGACCATcgtcaattatattttttttatttcattttttctgatttttcctttcatttctattttctatttgcTCCTATCTTCATCAACCGTTTCTCTTTAAAGTGATTCGTGATAGAAAAGAGAGAATCTCATTCTAGAAAAAATGACATTAGTAATCTCTTCGTGAcagaaaccgttggagcgtgaagagaaaaaaattcctTCATGAAAGAATTCTCGTCCGCAAAAAAAATCTCTTTAAATGCTCTAATGAACACCGGAATACTGCACCTGAGAGTAGAAAATGATCAATGATTCTTGAAGCAAGCTGCCATGCAGTTTCTGGTTGCAACAAGCATCAAAGGTAGACTTATTTGGTCCTTCTTGTTAAAACTTATTCAGTACAAGTTTTTGAAGACTATTCTTACAAGTTTGTCAAATTTTAAAGACCGAGATTAACGAttagagagggtgaatagacacttcacaaatttctttcaaaactaACGGCCTTCTCCTATTATAGTCGCTCAACGCATCTCAAAACTAAAGCAGAAACAAAACTAGAGATAAACAAGTTTCTACGAAAATCACAAAGAAAACATGGGTCTCATTTTTGgaattgaacactaggttcctATAAAATCCAATACATGTGTCATCGTATACAAAAGCTTACAACTTGAAAAACGAACACTTAAATCCAAACTGATAGACTCCTGAtaaagaaactctccaagttgataatttagaggcaagagaattcaatacttatttatatacatttgtatataaattttatacctctagtacaagaagaacaacttcaacaaaaaataaaatttcagccttaagcaaaaataaaaattgcaacgaaaaccgaaaaactcgCAACGAAGCAATGAAGCGgatagaaggagactagaaatAGATGAACATAAGCATGAGAATAAACTTAATCATCATTACTTGCATAGACCAATCCCATCTtcgacagattacaaagtattttgctCATAGAAGCTCTCAACTAAACCATAGGCTAAGCCCACCCTCCCCCTCTCATCTAAAACCTTAGCATTCAAACTCAAATGACTAGCTCCACCTCTCCCAATAgtcttacccctctatttatatgtcCTGAGAGCTTCTTTCGataccaagttttttttttaccaaaatacccctctcttgtaatacactcTCACCTACTACCGAtgatattttagtctattttctcctTCATCCATCGGACGACAGTGACGCCTTCACGAATTAGCTTCgtcttgacgcaagcttcataATGATGTCACGTGCACTACATCATTctacggttttgaggctaaaccacGAAACcacctcgcacgcttctcaaaggaCTCACtatcacttgctttcacctcaacTAAGCATcttgatgtcgacacgtgtactctatcttgcgatcttaaccgtcggcaagtctctccagCTTCCGATCCCAGCAgtcttatcacttgcatcggcattcCATTCGCTTGACTCTGtcaacacatcatcttcattcatcttctcatgatttgcttgacctccatgtgcacaggTATGATCACACTTAACTATGTTTGGcatccttgatcgtctggcaccaaacaCCCCGCTTAGTCCTGATCATCTCGCCGTCAATCACAAAGTCACGTCCACCACCTGCACAATATGAGACAAGAAAATACATATTTctaactccattatagattagtcacaatcaaaatcctcagttgaAAGCACATCTTAGAGGAAACGTGAAtgctggatgttccggtgttcactcCTCCTGAGGGTCAGACCATACGACGTGTTCAACTCACCAGATCGCTCATTTTGCAATAtctctgcaaatattagtcTAGCGCCCATTTCAccccatcatcggaccatccagcgagtGCAAGTCTACCAGAGTCGATCTGCAACTTCTGTGGAATAAATGTTCCAGCGTGCACTGTTGTCCAATGCCAGACAATCCAACATGTATTTTGACCTTTTCTTCTGAGTTGGAATGCTCCAGTGTGAAATCCTTTTAAACACTAGAACATTCAGCATGTTTAATTTTTCAAgtgtcggatcatccggtgtgtacaattttcctgcCACAAAGACAAAACACTCCAACTCTATTTCTCTCTACAACTTTGAttaatcatgatcataattataATACATAAACATATTCATACAATCTaacaaaatcataaaaataagaTTCAATCTTATAAATAACTTATTACATATAAATCAAaatacatttcaacttagttttttattttttctacatgtGAATGCATTGCTTCTTCACATCTCAAAACTAGGCCAACCGATGAGTGCACCCAGATGACGGGATCACCTCACTTTACTCCACCATGAGAGTTACATCTCATATGAACGGATAGGATTCAATGCTACAGTAATGTACAAATAGTAACATATTGCTACGACGTTTGACGCTACGGTACTTTTGTTACAATGTTCATCGTCAAACTACTGTTTACCATCTTACAAAATATTGTTCACCTCTGAACATATGAACAATCAAACCGAAAATCACATTAATCCACAACTGACGACTATGATCGCATAATGAATATTATCAGATAATATGCAACAACGGTGCACCAAATCCATCCACACCACACATCACAGCACTTCACGATCCAAGGAAGGTGAAAGTTACAAAGCCAAGTTAAAAAGGTAAACGAAGGAACTGAAATGGCAAAAACAGGAGATCAGCCTCAAATGACAAACCACCAGGTAAATGCTCGCTCGCGCTTATGGATTACCATATCGATATGAAACAAGAAACAAGCTGAAGTTGGCTGATTTGCTTCTTTATGCCTGCCGCCTTGTTGCAATTTTCGTGGTCGCAATCTCACAGAAGGCGGATGCTCGGATGACTTACTACAATTGAGCCGAGATCATCCCGAAGGATGCTGATACCATCGTAAGCATTGTGATTCTCCATCCTAGGGCTGCTCCCGGTGCTACTGGAGACTGATCCAAAGGTGGTCTTCTGCAGAACTCCTACAGGGGATGACTCCATCCCTGGGCTTGAATCCCAGCAATCAGTTAGAAGGTTCAGAGGCGCCAACAGGCAATTCCTTGATTCTGTGTTACCGTTCTTGGTCAAAACCTCCCCTAATGGCCCGCCGATCGAAGAATCACGGAACATCTGCGTCCAGTATGCTTCTACCTGGCTCACTTCATCTCTGTTTGCTGCAATGCTGAGACCAAAAGGACTATACTCGCGGCTCAGCTTAAGAGGTGATAACATTAGCTTCTCGTGGATGGGAGATGTAGAGGCCGATGATAGCTCAGACGCCGCCATTGGAGCAGATACCGAGAGCTGTGTTCTCTGAGCTTGCATGTCTTCAGCGTCAGGCCATGCAAGACCTCCCTGAGCAGGTGTCCTGGGCCAGTCCACAAAGTGTTGCAGGGAAGCTGAACTCTGGTGTTCATTCAGACTCTGTGAAGTGAGAAAATTGACATTCTCCAAGGAGTTATGAGGAGAGCTCTTCAGTGAATCTGATGAAACAAGGCCAAAATCTGGCCTTGAGCTGATCACTTCAAAAGGATTGTTCTGTTTTGATAATGGAAAGAGGTTGCCTGTGTCTCTCGTATTCATGGAAGTCAGCATGGAGAGATTGTCAGAGTCCTGTATGTTTTCGCTCTCGTTCTGTTTGTTCACCAGTTCCCTACAGTAATTGTTCGAGAATGGGATTAGTTAGCATGTATCATAGAATGACTTTACTTTCAGAGTTTATGAACTTATTCGTCTTTGCAAATTCAAGGAAAAACTTCTGTAGTAAGACTGAGATGGGACTAGATGGCGTAAATCTCACTCTGCCACTACTTGGACACCTATGATATCACAAAACTAGAATATTTGATTCTAATGGAAATAGGATTGGTGATCTACAAAATGAAAAAGATTAGCCACCAAAACGCTCATGCACAAGTGCACTGTCAGACTAGCACAGCAAGAGGAATGTAGTAGCAAAAGCAAAATCACATTTCATTCGTATTATTTGGCAAATACATAGTCCCTGGATAAGCAAACTAGGAAGAGCATAACTAAACACATCCAATGTGTGGTAAAGCACTGTGAGCATGCTAAAGAAAACATTCTTGGAGCTGCTGAAATGCTACCAGATTCTACCTGTTATATTGCAGAGAGCAAGGATCACTCGCACCCGCGGCATAGCTCTTTACCGGCTGCTGGTGCTGATTGACAATGaggccagcagcagcagctccggcGCCGGAGTCAGCCAGAGTACCAGGCTGGGTAGCAGCagaggcagcagcagccgccaccgccgcggaCATCGCTTTCGCGGCATGGCCAGGCTGGCCTTCCACATGCTTTCTTGAACGATGGCGTCCCCGGTTCATGTGTCGCTCGCAGTACTTCTGGTCGGCGACCGCGTCCCTCGAGCACCGCCATTTCTTGCCGTCGGTTCGGCGGCACCGCCCGGGCTCCAGATCCGCGCTGCCGGAGTAGCCCAGCTGGAAAGACCCCCATCCCACTGCCAACGCGCAACAATGCCAATCATGGTTCAGAAAAGAAGGAATCAACACAGCTTTTATCATATCGATGTGCATGATGGAACTGAAGCTATCCCAAAAGGCACTTGGTTGCTTtgcttttttctctttcttgactTACATGTGCTTGTGCCGAGGTAAGCAGGCGAGTAGGGGGATGATGCGAGGCTCCTCCTGATGGGAATGAGAAGGCTGTGAGGTATGGGGCTGTTGGCAGCCAGGTACTTGTAGATCAGGGCCTGGTGCTCCAGCTCGATCCACTGAGACGGTGTGAAGGGGCCCCTCACCCTGGCCATTGCTCCCGGCATGCTGGTGCTCAAGCTCACTGAGCTCAATCCTGGGTGGAACAGGGAGGCAGAGTTAGACCACAGAGATGAGCAACAGAGCAGTGAGAGCCAAGGCACAGCCAAAAACATGTACTAACTTCATAGAGATGACCACCAAGATGCATGCGTTTCCTAAACACAACCCTAGCGTAGGGTGAAGGCAAGCAAAAGACACAAAAAACAAATCTGGAACAGAGTGCTAGCTGCAAGGATCAGAAACCTGATAAGCAGCACAGATTCATAGGTGAAGTCCGTAAAAAGCCGCCCGAAAATCACACAGTTTGGTCTCTGAAGTAAGCTTGATTCGCGATACTCCATTGTTTTCATGAACCTTTCTTGCATGCATTTATACTTTTAACtgctctttttttatttttgattgaGAAGAAGTGGATATAGTGCCTTAGTGCCGGAGATCAcaacttttttctattttttctgttTTAGTATTACTAGCAAACGGCATGACAAAAAGGAATCCACACGATCACGCAGGACAAGAAAGCGGTGGTGGATGTCAGCAAAAAGATCTGAAAACTTATATCGATACATATCAAGAATGATTCGAAAAAAATTAGTAATAAAAATGAGTTATTTTAGAGCAAGAACTCTTTACAGTCACTGATCTAATCAGGGTAAGCCAGAAAACGAAAAGGGAACAAAACCCATAAATATCATtggcagtggcagtggcagcATAAAAGAGTCAACTTATTATGAAAACTTCCGAATCTAAACGAAAAATACTAAAGTTAACTGAAGTTAGAAAATAAGAGTAAAAACAACAGAGAGCACAAATCAGCTCCATTTCTGGTATGAGCAAAGCATAAAGCAAAAGGAGGAGCAACATATATACAGCTAAAAATACGGAAAAATAAATCTATACCTACCATTCCAAAGCGCAAAGAAAGCAAGATGAATCAAAAAGCAATAATACTTGAAAAGGAGTTGATAACAAGCTTTTCAATCACCAAGTCCGATCAACAAGCAGCAGAAAGGAAGCTTTGCACCACCGGCGGTCACCATGGCACCATCCTCACCTGAGCAAGAAGCAGGGGTTCCGTAGTACAGCGGCATCGCCCCATCAGCAGCAGCACCAGCGGCGGCTGCAGCGCTGGAGGGGCATGAGGACGCTGCGGACGAGAAGCTGAGCATGTGCTCCCC
The nucleotide sequence above comes from Phragmites australis chromosome 4, lpPhrAust1.1, whole genome shotgun sequence. Encoded proteins:
- the LOC133915526 gene encoding growth-regulating factor 6-like gives rise to the protein MDLGGVVMAAVDPGGASELGLLGGGSRLLKHGRGNAAAGSDEHGWSRAKQARVVAAGDVSEAAKAAAAPFLLGSCSPGHGGEHMLSFSSAASSCPSSAAAAAGAAADGAMPLYYGTPASCSGLSSVSLSTSMPGAMARVRGPFTPSQWIELEHQALIYKYLAANSPIPHSLLIPIRRSLASSPYSPAYLGTSTLGWGSFQLGYSGSADLEPGRCRRTDGKKWRCSRDAVADQKYCERHMNRGRHRSRKHVEGQPGHAAKAMSAAVAAAAASAATQPGTLADSGAGAAAAGLIVNQHQQPVKSYAAGASDPCSLQYNRELVNKQNESENIQDSDNLSMLTSMNTRDTGNLFPLSKQNNPFEVISSRPDFGLVSSDSLKSSPHNSLENVNFLTSQSLNEHQSSASLQHFVDWPRTPAQGGLAWPDAEDMQAQRTQLSVSAPMAASELSSASTSPIHEKLMLSPLKLSREYSPFGLSIAANRDEVSQVEAYWTQMFRDSSIGGPLGEVLTKNGNTESRNCLLAPLNLLTDCWDSSPGMESSPVGVLQKTTFGSVSSSTGSSPRMENHNAYDGISILRDDLGSIVVSHPSIRLL